The proteins below come from a single uncultured Dethiosulfovibrio sp. genomic window:
- the hutI gene encoding imidazolonepropionase, with protein sequence MTATLYRNAYIVTPIGGDSPLAGPDQGRVATYEKGALLCENGIIVAVGDESSVLPKADEMDVDMEVDCEGTCMIPGFVDPHTHICFAKRREKEFSMRLAGTPYLEILKAGGGILSSVRSVQEAAEEELFDTTLENVLSALNFGTTTMEIKSGYGLTTEAELKMLSVIDRIARETPLDVVPTFMGAHAVPMEYKDNPDRFVEILINEMLPAVKSQGIAKYCDVFCEEGVFSVEQSKRILEAAKAQGFLLRIHADEVHDTGGAGLAAELNTVSAEHLLAANEENLRAMAAKGVMADVLPATAYSLKKPYAPVRKMIELGVPVALATDCNPGSCFTESMPFIFGLGVMNMNMTVEEALVATTLNPAWSLGLQDKVGSLEVGKQADFLLLDGETPAILAYHAGVSPVVEVYKKGVYVA encoded by the coding sequence ATGACGGCCACCCTTTATCGCAACGCCTACATAGTGACCCCTATAGGCGGCGACTCGCCTCTGGCCGGTCCCGATCAGGGCCGGGTGGCGACGTACGAAAAGGGAGCCCTGCTTTGCGAAAACGGCATCATCGTCGCGGTTGGGGACGAGAGTTCTGTGCTCCCTAAAGCGGACGAGATGGACGTGGATATGGAGGTCGATTGCGAGGGAACCTGCATGATCCCGGGCTTCGTCGATCCTCACACCCACATCTGCTTCGCCAAGCGCAGGGAAAAGGAATTCTCCATGAGGCTAGCTGGAACCCCCTACCTGGAGATACTGAAAGCCGGCGGAGGCATACTGTCGTCGGTGAGGTCGGTCCAGGAGGCCGCCGAGGAGGAGTTGTTCGATACCACCCTCGAAAATGTCCTCTCCGCCCTCAACTTCGGCACCACCACAATGGAGATAAAGAGCGGCTACGGACTTACCACCGAGGCGGAACTGAAGATGCTGTCGGTCATAGACCGCATCGCCAGAGAGACCCCTCTGGACGTAGTCCCGACCTTCATGGGAGCCCATGCGGTCCCTATGGAGTACAAGGATAATCCCGACAGGTTCGTGGAAATCCTCATAAACGAGATGCTCCCTGCGGTAAAGTCCCAGGGGATCGCGAAATACTGCGACGTCTTCTGCGAAGAAGGGGTTTTCTCCGTCGAGCAGAGCAAGCGGATACTTGAGGCGGCCAAGGCCCAAGGGTTCCTCCTCAGAATCCACGCCGATGAGGTCCACGACACAGGCGGAGCAGGACTTGCGGCGGAGCTGAACACCGTATCGGCGGAGCACCTCCTTGCGGCCAACGAGGAAAACCTCAGGGCTATGGCTGCAAAAGGCGTCATGGCGGACGTTCTTCCCGCCACAGCCTACAGCCTTAAAAAACCCTACGCTCCGGTCAGAAAGATGATAGAGCTAGGCGTACCGGTTGCCCTGGCAACAGACTGCAACCCTGGATCCTGCTTCACCGAGTCCATGCCCTTTATCTTCGGCCTCGGGGTGATGAACATGAACATGACCGTCGAGGAAGCTCTGGTTGCCACCACACTGAACCCCGCTTGGTCATTAGGGCTACAGGACAAAGTCGGCAGCCTGGAGGTCGGCAAGCAGGCGGACTTCCTTCTCTTAGACGGCGAAACTCCAGCCATACTGGCATACCACGCAGGGGTCTCCCCTGTGGTAGAGGTCTACAAAAAAGGCGTATACGTCGCCTAA
- the ftcD gene encoding glutamate formimidoyltransferase has protein sequence MAKQLIECVPNFSEGRRQDVIEAIVKPFKEQKGCYLFDYRADEDHNRLVVSLAGEPQAICDAVMAASKVAVEKIDLNTHQGAHPRMGAVDVIPFTPISGISMEECVELSRDFGKRFHEELNVPVYYYEDAAIRPDRTRLEVIRKGQYEGLKEEISKPERHPDLGEPKLHPTAGATVIGARKFLVAFNVNLNTTNVEIAKTIGKRVRSSGGGFTAVKGIGLALEDKGMVQVSMNIVDYDKTAIYRALEFIRMEAARWGVTVNGTEVYGMIPIAAMLDSAAYYMQIDDFDPNQVLELKLLELMREEN, from the coding sequence ATGGCAAAGCAGCTTATCGAATGTGTGCCTAATTTCAGCGAAGGTCGTAGACAGGACGTTATCGAGGCCATAGTCAAGCCCTTTAAGGAGCAGAAAGGTTGCTACCTCTTCGACTACCGTGCCGACGAGGACCACAACCGTCTGGTGGTCAGCTTAGCGGGAGAACCCCAGGCCATATGCGACGCCGTCATGGCCGCTTCAAAGGTAGCGGTGGAAAAAATCGACCTCAACACCCATCAGGGAGCCCATCCCCGCATGGGAGCTGTCGACGTAATACCTTTCACCCCCATCAGCGGCATCTCCATGGAGGAATGCGTCGAGCTTTCCAGAGACTTCGGCAAGAGGTTCCACGAGGAGCTTAATGTACCGGTCTACTACTACGAGGACGCAGCCATCCGTCCGGACAGAACCAGGCTTGAGGTCATCCGTAAAGGTCAGTACGAAGGGCTCAAAGAGGAGATCTCCAAGCCCGAGCGTCACCCCGACCTTGGCGAGCCCAAGCTTCACCCCACCGCTGGCGCTACCGTCATAGGGGCCAGAAAATTTCTGGTGGCCTTCAACGTAAACCTCAACACCACAAACGTAGAGATAGCCAAGACCATAGGCAAGAGGGTCAGGTCCTCCGGTGGCGGCTTCACCGCGGTCAAGGGAATCGGACTGGCCCTTGAGGACAAGGGAATGGTCCAAGTCAGCATGAACATCGTGGACTATGACAAGACCGCCATCTACCGTGCCCTCGAGTTCATCCGTATGGAGGCCGCGAGGTGGGGAGTCACAGTAAACGGCACCGAGGTATACGGCATGATCCCGATCGCCGCCATGCTTGACAGCGCCGCCTACTACATGCAGATCGACGACTTCGATCCCAACCAGGTCCTGGAGCTCAAGCTTCTGGAGCTCATGAGAGAGGAAAACTGA
- a CDS encoding IclR family transcriptional regulator, giving the protein MNDPKERLDAVGKVVQIMDLLCTSDETLTIREIETRSGIPRSTVHRFLTSLEQQEWVYRDTHSDSYRPGIRFFLLHNLGTFYQELTEIADPIMNKLVKTTGKTAIMSVLEGSTGLCIHTVEPLLSMKFVAHKGMTVPLHTGATGKVLLAFCKDRTRDRILSSITDQGRASSLRHQIETIRAEGYAISKEEWIEHAGDISVPVFDSKGFFVAQLGIAGLASSFDNHEEELLKLVRDGASKIAKSL; this is encoded by the coding sequence ATGAACGACCCAAAAGAACGCCTTGACGCCGTAGGCAAGGTGGTTCAGATCATGGACCTCCTCTGCACCTCCGACGAAACCCTCACCATCCGTGAAATAGAGACCAGATCAGGAATACCTCGCAGTACGGTACACCGTTTTTTAACATCTCTAGAGCAACAGGAATGGGTGTACAGAGACACCCATTCGGACAGCTACCGTCCAGGAATAAGGTTTTTTCTGCTTCACAACCTAGGGACTTTCTACCAAGAGCTGACGGAAATAGCGGACCCCATAATGAATAAACTGGTAAAAACGACGGGAAAAACCGCTATCATGAGCGTCCTGGAGGGATCCACAGGTCTCTGCATCCACACCGTGGAGCCGTTGCTATCGATGAAGTTTGTAGCCCACAAAGGCATGACAGTTCCTCTTCACACCGGAGCAACAGGAAAGGTCCTGCTGGCGTTTTGCAAAGACAGGACCAGAGATAGAATACTTTCCTCCATTACCGATCAAGGGAGGGCAAGTTCTCTGAGACATCAAATAGAGACAATCAGAGCAGAGGGCTACGCCATAAGCAAAGAAGAATGGATAGAGCACGCAGGGGATATCAGCGTCCCGGTGTTCGACTCTAAAGGCTTTTTTGTCGCCCAATTAGGGATAGCTGGCCTGGCCTCCAGTTTCGATAATCACGAGGAAGAACTGCTAAAATTGGTTAGAGACGGGGCATCTAAGATAGCCAAGTCCTTATAA